The genomic interval GTATATTCCCCAAGGCTTCCGGCGGGCCCGACCGGGCCAGGACGAGGTTTGCGTGTCCAAGCTCAAGCTCGACAGGATCCGGATCTCCGGCTTCAAGTCCTTCAGCGATCAAACGGAGGTGGTGTTCCCGGATGGGATCACGGCCGTCGTCGGCCCCAACGGCTGCGGTAAGTCGAACATCGGGGACGCGCTGAACTGGGTGCTCGGGGAACAGAGCGCCAGGATGCTCCGCGGCGCGAGCATGCAGGACGTGATCTTCAACGGCAGCGAGGCGCGGAAGCCGGTGGGCATGGCCGAGGTCTCGGTGGAGATGTCCGGCCTCAACGGGACGCCCGACGGGGCGACGCGCGACGTCGTCCTCACGCGGCGGCTGTTCCGGGACGGCGAGAGCGAGTACCTGGTCAACGGCGCGCGCGCGCGGCTCAAGGACATCCAGGAGATTCTCCGCGAGGCCCGGGTCGGGACGCAGACCTACGCGACCATCGAGCAGGGGAGGATCGACCAGATCCTGAACGCGAAGCCTCGGGAACGTCGGCTGTTGATCGAAGAGGCGGCTGGAATCTCCGGGTACAAGCACAAGCGGCGGCTCGCGGAGCTCAAGCTCGAGGCCACCCAGGCGAACCTGCTGCGGGTGGGCGACATCGTCGCCGAGGTTCGTCGCCAGATCAGCTCGCTCAAGCGGCAAGCCGCGAAGGCGCGCAGGTACCAGCGACTCCGCGACGAGCTCCGCTCGAAGGAGTCGGTGAGATTCGGCGCCCGCGCCCGGCGGATGGACGAGGATCTCGCGCGCCTCATGGATGAGGAGCGCGAAGCGCGCGCCTCCGAGGCCGGCGCCGCGGCGGACCTGGGCCGGGCGGAGGCGGCGCTCGAGGCCGATCGGGTCGCGCTGTCGGAGGCGGAGGGGGCCTGCCGCCTGGCGACGGACCGGCTACACCAGCTCGATCTCGAGATCGACCGCGAGCGCACGCGAAGCCGCTCCTGCCAGGAGAGGATCGAGGAGGCCCGCGAGCGGGCCTCGGAGCTGGGGAACGAGCGCGACTCGCTTCGGGCGCGACGCGAGTCGGCACGGGAGGAGTTGCGCGTCCACCTCGCGAGCACCGAGAGCGAGCGCGTGGCCCTCGAGGAAGCCGCGGCGGCGCTCGAGGAGCGCCGGTCGGAGCTGGAGCGGGCGCAGGGCCGGCTGGCCGCGAGGCGCGAGGGCGTCGAGCATCTTAGGCGGCGCCTGTTCGAGGCGATGAACGACGCCGCCGAGGCCCGGAACCGGCGGCGTGCGATCGAGGAGGCGATCGGACGGGGGAGCGAGCGGCGCGCGAGGCTCGGCGAGGAGCGAGCGGAAGTGATCGGCGAGCTCTCGCGTCTCGAGGTCGAGGCCGGGCGGATCGCGGCGGAGGCGACGGCGCACGCGAGCGTGATCGAGCGGCTCCGTGAGGAGCACGGCGCGGCGGACCGGGCGCTCGCCGAGGCGCGGGAGCGGGTCGCGCGGGACGGCGAGGCGCTGGCTGCGGCGCGCGGATGGGCTCACTCCGCGGCCGCCAGGCTGCGCACCCTGGAGGACGTCGCCACCCGGTTCGCCGGCGTGTCCGATGGCGTCAAGCTCCTCCTGACGCTGGGCGCCGCCGCCGGAGTCCGGACGGGAGGCGTCCTGGCGGATTTCGTCGAGGCGGCGAGGGAGATCGAATCGCCGGCCGAAGCCTACTTGCAGGCGATCCTGCCGGCCGTGATCGTCGAGGACGACGCGGACGCCGTCCGCGCCGCCGAGCTGATCCGCTCCGAGGGGGCGGGCCGGACGCTTCTGCTGTCGAGGTCGCAGCCGGCGGGACGCTCCGCGGAGGGAGGCCGCGTCGGAGAGAGCACGCCGTTCCCCGATCCGCTCGTCGGCGACTCGCGGGTGCTGGGCCGGCTCAGGGAGAGGCTGAGCCTGGCGTCGGGCGCCGACGAGCTCCTCCGCGACCGGATCGGCGATGCCGTTCTGGTGGATCGGCTGGAGAGCGCTCTCGCGCTCCACCGGCTTCACCCGGAAACGGACTACCTGACA from Terriglobia bacterium carries:
- the smc gene encoding chromosome segregation protein SMC; amino-acid sequence: MSKLKLDRIRISGFKSFSDQTEVVFPDGITAVVGPNGCGKSNIGDALNWVLGEQSARMLRGASMQDVIFNGSEARKPVGMAEVSVEMSGLNGTPDGATRDVVLTRRLFRDGESEYLVNGARARLKDIQEILREARVGTQTYATIEQGRIDQILNAKPRERRLLIEEAAGISGYKHKRRLAELKLEATQANLLRVGDIVAEVRRQISSLKRQAAKARRYQRLRDELRSKESVRFGARARRMDEDLARLMDEEREARASEAGAAADLGRAEAALEADRVALSEAEGACRLATDRLHQLDLEIDRERTRSRSCQERIEEARERASELGNERDSLRARRESAREELRVHLASTESERVALEEAAAALEERRSELERAQGRLAARREGVEHLRRRLFEAMNDAAEARNRRRAIEEAIGRGSERRARLGEERAEVIGELSRLEVEAGRIAAEATAHASVIERLREEHGAADRALAEARERVARDGEALAAARGWAHSAAARLRTLEDVATRFAGVSDGVKLLLTLGAAAGVRTGGVLADFVEAAREIESPAEAYLQAILPAVIVEDDADAVRAAELIRSEGAGRTLLLSRSQPAGRSAEGGRVGESTPFPDPLVGDSRVLGRLRERLSLASGADELLRDRIGDAVLVDRLESALALHRLHPETDYLTPDGEAVLASGLVSVGGRVASDHGLLAHKRRTQEARGELAEAEARAAALQAGLDAARAENAGLESEVERLRSALEEAGRRRVELSLGVERSAAERERMGRRAAVLSEEVAAIDEESERITRDHGDVARVVEECEAAQRVVEQDLAAEGAGHEEMERRLREQSESAAVLQADVLVRQQRRSVMERERVRLEASLAEVESRLGSVLQEIDAARARAEEAEGVLARTAEELAGHLTERERRAAEAAAMEAAVADGRRGLDQREAALKEMRAALERRRESVQAAEVALAGAAADRRHLDELCVQELGISAAQAALSRTAEIGGSDAESLDADIADLRQKIEAMGPVNLTAIEEFSELEKRYTFLTSQQHDLEHSMESLRETIRRINRQSRERFSDAFEAIRVSFQEVFRTLFNGGRADLWLEEGDDVLETGVEIMVQPPGKRLGNVHLLSGGEKAMAAIALLFAIFRYQPSPFCLLDEVDAALDDVNVNRFTKMLREYAEQTQFIMITHNKRSMETADLLYGVTMEEPGVSKLVSLKL